A stretch of DNA from Deltaproteobacteria bacterium:
GCCAGTCTGAACGGATTTAACAACTCCCCGTAACCGGTTCGGGAAAGGGTGCAAGAGGAGAGATCGTCTCCGGCCTTGAGAGAAGTCTGTTTCAGACCAGTGCAGTGAATGATTGTTGACCCGTTAGAAGTGAAATCAGCATCATACCCCGCAATGTCCCAGTCCCCGTCAGGGTCAAAGCTTTGCCAGGAAACAGTGAAACTGTCCGGCTTGGGGGAGGCAGAAACAGCCAAAGACAAGAGGCGTGGATTCTGATTCCCCGAACGACCGATCTCCACAGGAACAGTCTCGGTGTAAAGATTGTGGTTGGGACTTGAGTCCCGTGCCGAGAAGGTCACCTGATACTTTCCGTTCGAGAGCGAAAGAGGGAGTGAGATATCGGCCAACAACCGGTTCGGCGTTGAGTCCTTATCCACCACAGCCATCGAAACCTCAGGATGCCCCTCGTACTTCACAGAAACCGAATTTCCGTCAATCCCAGAAGGGTCATCCAACTCCCAGGTAAACGTCGTGGAACCGGTTAAGACCTGACCCGGTTTGAGACCCATCTGGGCCCGTTGGGGAGGGAGGTTGTCCGTGCCGTTAAAGACCGCAAAGGTGATTGTAACATCCTTCGTAAACTTTTCGTCCACCACCCGAACGGTCAGGCTTGCCGTTCCCTTGCCGATCACAAACGCCTCCGTATGCAGAAGAAGACGCATCTTCCCGGTCGTCAAAACCTCTGTGGGGTTCAAAACCTCCCATCCATAGGTAGGAGAAATCACCTCAAACACCTTTAAATCGTAAGGGGTGAAGGCCTGAAGGAGGATCTCCTCGTCCCCACGGATCGCATCGGTATCCCCAGAACCGGGAGGGGGAAGAGAGACATCCAGGCTGGAAAACGGATCCTTGTACGTTTTTGAAAGGGCAGGACCATCAGGAACCGAAGAGGCCTTGGTGGGATCGGTCCGGTAGACCACCTCATCGTAATTGCTAAAGGGATCCCCATCCAGGTTCAAGGGGTTCGGTTTGCCGGGAGAAAGATCAAAAACCTTTTGCCAGTTGGACTCGTCTCCCACGTAGGCTACATGGACTATCTCCGCATCCGCCACCAGAGAGTTCCGATAAAAATAGGCGACCTCCAACCACTGGTTGGCGGCGGAACTAAACGCCTCGTAGATCACCTGCAGATCAAACTGGGAACCGAGGCTGACTGAAACCTGGCCCCGAAACAGGCCGGTTGTTTCATCCTTCTGAAGCTCCTGCCTCTCCTCCGGATCGGTCGAGACAATCGCAAAGACCCGAAGGTCTATCCCTTGGGTCGCCAACTTCTGCAAAGGGGAGGACTGGATCGATCCCTCAAAAGAACCGCCCCCCGGACCACAACCGAGGAGGGTCATTGCGAGCAGAGTAAAACAAAGCAGAATACCAGACCTCACCCGTCCTTCGGACACCCTCTCCTTAGCTAAGGAGAGGGACGGGGAGAGGTCTGAAAGAAACGGGTGTTTCACTTGTTCACCCCCAAGGGAGGTATGGCCAAGTCGATGGCACCACCGCCGCCACCCCCACCCCCGGCCACCGCAAAACCAATCCCGGCCCCAAGACCGGCCATCAAAACACCGCTCGCAATCCAGAAGATCGGCTTTTTGTAAAATGGTTTTCTTTCAGTCGTTCTTAACGCCAAGGGAGGCGGCACAGGGGCAGGGTGTTGATCGCGAGCCTGATCAATCATGGTATTGGTGCGAGCCTCTTCATAGGTCTTGATCATCCGGGGAGGGTAGAGTTTCGGGTCCGGACGGTAGTTCGGGTCCAGCTGGACCACCTTCTCCAACCCCGTCACGGCAGACCTCCTGCGCCCATCCGCCAGATCAATCATCGCCATGAGAAGGGAGGCCTCAATAAACTGTTCCCGAACCGCCCCCTCCAGTTTCATGGAGGAAACAAGGGCCATCGCCTTCTCCCCCTTCACCCGGGCCTGTGTCCATTCCATCTGGTAGTAATGGTTCCGGGCCTCCTGGATCAGTGTCGCTAACTTGGCGGATTCTGCGGGGATTGCAGGCCCAGCAAAAAGGGTAGGGGGGAAGAGGAGGGTCAGGACAAGCGAAATCAGGAGAAATCTGGAGAAAAAACCAAACCTTTTGCCGTCCATGGTCACCCTCACCCCGACCCTCTCCCACCAAGGGGAGAGGGGGGTTTTTCTGAGGCTCCCCCGCGCCAAACTGGTTAGTTTATCGGTCACCATTTGTCAATGTTGCTAAGATATATACAATCCGCATGCCAGGCTGTAATACGATAAAACAGGGTTATAGGCCAAAACAGGGTTTCAAAATCGAACTACGGTTCGATTTTCGTACTGTTCCTGATTGATCGTCAAAAAATCAGCCATTTGACTTGGTCTTATTCATTTGATACCCACTTACCACCTGTATGCCAAGGATCTATCTGGATTACAACGCGACGACCCCCCTGGCCCCGGAGGTGAGAGAGAGGCTTCTTTCCCTCATGGGGGGCTTTACTGGCAATCCTTCCAGCCTCCACCGGGAGGGAAGGGAGGGAAGGAGTCTCCTCAATGAGGCGAGGGCCAAGGTTGCCAGCCTCCTTCATGCCGATCCGGCAGAGGTTATCTTTACCAGCGGCGGAACCGAAAGTATCAACCTGGCCCTCAAAGGGGTTTTTTACGGTTCTCCCCGTTCGGGCAAAAAAAATATGGTGACCACCTCCGTGGAACATTCCTCGGTGCACCAGGCGCTGGCGTTTCTTGCTGGCAGGGAAGGGGTCCGGGTCACCTCTCTCCCTGTGGATCATGACGGGCGGGTCTCGCTTGAGGAGTATGAAAAGTCCTTGCCCGAAACCCTTATGGTCTCCGTCACCTACGCCAATAATGAAACAGGGGTCATTTTTCCAATCAGGGAAATGGCCTCCCTGGCAAAGAGCCGGGGGGTCCTCTTTCATCTCGATGCGGTCCAGGGGGCTGGCCGGTTACCGCTCAATGTCAAAGAACTGGGGATCGATCTTCTCTCTTTTTCCGGTCATAAGATCTACGGCCCGACCGGGACCGGTGTTCTCTACTGTCGAAGGGGGGTTTCCCTCGCCCCGCTCATCCAGGGGGGGAGTCAGGAAAGGGAGAAGAGGGGGGGGACGGAAAATATTTTTGGGATTGCGGGGCTGGCCACCGCCTTTGAACTGGTTTCTGCAGAGAGAGAGAAGGAAAATGAAAGACTAAAGAAAATGAGGCAGAGGATCGAGACAACGATCTCACAAATACCGGGAAGTTTTGTGAACTCCAGGGGGGAAGCGAGGCTGGCCAACACCCTTAATTTTTCATTTGAAGGGATCTCCAACCAATCCCTGTTGGCCTCCCTTGATCTTGAAGGGTTTGCAATCTCCGGCGGTTCGGCCTGCGCCTCCGGCTCGATGGAACCCTCCCACGTGTTGATCGCGATGGGGCAACCGAGGGAAATGGCCAAGGGGGCGGTTCGGGTGAGTCTTGGACGGCCGACAACAGAAAAAGAAGTGGACCAGTTTTTGTCTGTTTTACCCGGAGTGGTGCAACGATTAAGAGAGGCCCGCTAAAGATGCCAACGCTTGATAAAAACAGGGTCGTCGTGGCGATGAGTGGGGGGGTGGACAGTTCGGTCGCCGCGCTTCTCCTGAAGGAGCAGGGGTATGAGGTGATCGGCATCTCGATGAAAACCCACGAGGAGCCAGAAGGTAGGGGCGAGGTGACCTCGCCCGTACAAAAATCCAAAAAGAGTTGTTGTGCCGTGGAGGATATCGAGGATGCCCGACGTGTCGCCTCTCTCCTGGATATTCCGTTCTACCCCTTCAATTTTAAGGAGGAGTTCCGGGAGGCGGTCATCAAATATTTTGTCCACGAGTACGGGATCGGCAGGACGCCGAACCCTTGCGTCCTTTGCAACCAGAAACTCAAATTTTCCGCCCTCCTCACGGAGGCCAAGAGACTGGGGGCCTACCATCTGGCGACGGGGCATTATGTCCAGAAGGTCACCGATAATCTTGGCAGGCATCTCCTCCGCCGGGCCGCGGACAAGGAGAAGGATCAGTCCTACTTTCTCTTCAATCTGAATCAGGACCAGCTGGGTCATCTTCTCTTCCCGATCGGTTCCCTCACCAAGGAGGAGGTCCGGCAACGGGCGCGGGACTCCGGCCTGATGACTGCCGAGAAACCGGAGAGTCAGGAGATCTGTTTCATTCCGGACAACAAAACCGCCGTCTTCGTCAAATCCCAGCTCCCGGTTTATCAGCAGAAGCCCGGTTCGTTCGTCTCCAAAGAGGGGGAAAAGATCGCCGATCATGATGGGATTCATAATTATACTATTGGCCAGAGGAGGGGTTTAAATGTTGCGGTTGGTGAAAGAATGTACGTCACGGAAATCCGTCCGGCCAGTGGTGAGGTGGTTCTTGGTCATAGTGAGGATCTCCTCAAGACGACCGTTTTTGCCTCCGGGATTACGTTGTTGACCCGTGAGGGGGTCCAAGGAACCATGGAAGTCGAGGCGAAGATCCGTTATCGCCACTCCCCCGCCAAGGCCCGTCTCACCCTGTCCGATGGTGGTCTCAATGCCCGGATTGAATTTGAGGAACCCCAGAGGGCGGTAACCCCTGGTCAGGCGATTGTCTTCTATGACGGGGAAAAAATGTTGGGAGGGGGTTGGATCGAAAAGTCGGCCTGATGGAACGAATCGACAAGAGAAAACTTAAAGAGATCGAAAGGAGGATTAGCTACTCCTTCAAGAACAGGGAATTGCTCGCCTCGGCCATGACCCACAAATCGTATGCGAATGAGGCCCATCTGGCCCTGGGACAGGATAACGAGCGCCTGGAATTTTTGGGAGATACCGTTCTGGAACTGGTGATCAGCGAACTCCTGATGGAGCGGTTTCCGGATCGGACCGAAGGGGATCTTTCCAAACTCCGTGCCGCCATTGTGAATGAAAAACAGTTGGCCGATATGGCCCGCTCTCTCGGTCTTGGCAATGACCTCCTCTTGGGCAAGGGGGAGGAACGAACCGGCGGCCGGACCAAAAATTCACTCCTGGCGGATGCCTATGAAGCG
This window harbors:
- a CDS encoding LamG domain-containing protein, coding for MKHPFLSDLSPSLSLAKERVSEGRVRSGILLCFTLLAMTLLGCGPGGGSFEGSIQSSPLQKLATQGIDLRVFAIVSTDPEERQELQKDETTGLFRGQVSVSLGSQFDLQVIYEAFSSAANQWLEVAYFYRNSLVADAEIVHVAYVGDESNWQKVFDLSPGKPNPLNLDGDPFSNYDEVVYRTDPTKASSVPDGPALSKTYKDPFSSLDVSLPPPGSGDTDAIRGDEEILLQAFTPYDLKVFEVISPTYGWEVLNPTEVLTTGKMRLLLHTEAFVIGKGTASLTVRVVDEKFTKDVTITFAVFNGTDNLPPQRAQMGLKPGQVLTGSTTFTWELDDPSGIDGNSVSVKYEGHPEVSMAVVDKDSTPNRLLADISLPLSLSNGKYQVTFSARDSSPNHNLYTETVPVEIGRSGNQNPRLLSLAVSASPKPDSFTVSWQSFDPDGDWDIAGYDADFTSNGSTIIHCTGLKQTSLKAGDDLSSCTLSRTGYGELLNPFRLAPQTDYTVVVTVRDTMGAFAQGSTSFSVGDTGLDGWWELDGDLQDRSGNNRHGGLRGDSDGNPSNNFNGGLVLDGADDYVDLGNTFSYDRMDKFTIEALVKRGSRDTGDVIFSKTRNDTGYVLLFRGAGFAGNTLQFQIADQNRVQVGAYTERVFTENPPVWHSIVMTYDGSSSGAGVKMFVDGVPEALVVDGGSLDGSMTTTEPARIGVMGGAVAGTINAPFDGTISSVAIHNRVLSEEEIRRSCRRSSLSTCPDPRSPIILLPTAGEQLPPTKALWVWRSEKDPAGRGMYPGLTYKVSYDEDLNFNGSYDRSYSLEPNFTKRSDGSWFYVLDPLDAQHGYRIRICAEGTGCTISDDADPQRGTRTFSTDSSIMGWWKMDGNQLDSSGRGHNGVPA
- a CDS encoding cysteine desulfurase, with translation MPRIYLDYNATTPLAPEVRERLLSLMGGFTGNPSSLHREGREGRSLLNEARAKVASLLHADPAEVIFTSGGTESINLALKGVFYGSPRSGKKNMVTTSVEHSSVHQALAFLAGREGVRVTSLPVDHDGRVSLEEYEKSLPETLMVSVTYANNETGVIFPIREMASLAKSRGVLFHLDAVQGAGRLPLNVKELGIDLLSFSGHKIYGPTGTGVLYCRRGVSLAPLIQGGSQEREKRGGTENIFGIAGLATAFELVSAEREKENERLKKMRQRIETTISQIPGSFVNSRGEARLANTLNFSFEGISNQSLLASLDLEGFAISGGSACASGSMEPSHVLIAMGQPREMAKGAVRVSLGRPTTEKEVDQFLSVLPGVVQRLREAR
- the mnmA gene encoding tRNA 2-thiouridine(34) synthase MnmA, whose amino-acid sequence is MPTLDKNRVVVAMSGGVDSSVAALLLKEQGYEVIGISMKTHEEPEGRGEVTSPVQKSKKSCCAVEDIEDARRVASLLDIPFYPFNFKEEFREAVIKYFVHEYGIGRTPNPCVLCNQKLKFSALLTEAKRLGAYHLATGHYVQKVTDNLGRHLLRRAADKEKDQSYFLFNLNQDQLGHLLFPIGSLTKEEVRQRARDSGLMTAEKPESQEICFIPDNKTAVFVKSQLPVYQQKPGSFVSKEGEKIADHDGIHNYTIGQRRGLNVAVGERMYVTEIRPASGEVVLGHSEDLLKTTVFASGITLLTREGVQGTMEVEAKIRYRHSPAKARLTLSDGGLNARIEFEEPQRAVTPGQAIVFYDGEKMLGGGWIEKSA
- the rnc gene encoding ribonuclease III translates to MERIDKRKLKEIERRISYSFKNRELLASAMTHKSYANEAHLALGQDNERLEFLGDTVLELVISELLMERFPDRTEGDLSKLRAAIVNEKQLADMARSLGLGNDLLLGKGEERTGGRTKNSLLADAYEALLGAIYKDRGFKKAAAFIRRHYRDSVPESPETVVYQDYKTLLQEKVQSFFKEAPRYRIAREYGPDHSKTFEVNLFIHEKLYGVGTGKSKKEAEQVAARMALEQIEAEQISDQLIPDAI